In a genomic window of Salmo trutta unplaced genomic scaffold, fSalTru1.1, whole genome shotgun sequence:
- the LOC115190888 gene encoding uncharacterized protein LOC115190888 produces VPSSSERVLPCHTSTLDKDSGGNSGGDGPVHSRVDGDGGDNSRCSTLSWDAPSDLLLPPDLDGAVQLDYYSRPSSGFYSVSGSSLSDSCYSVSSEASLAQGGPGKGGLVRAGPGPPSGGAFRLWEQRALSADHRDTQWPEATLQPRTQSIEETTEIADRRPVSTVDLEMNSLFFLSDLCASLGDPHAGSLLLLPDPRPQLDPRFCSDLVSRRTKEVYPYPSPLHAVALQSPLFTYSQDPSPSPRLSPSPDSSTQAEESQSTPLFRPPQPPQPSTFTQLEQYITRLAHQYQSRIAPSDTTLTAIPRGPRTPGHGSTQSLSAFESRSTPSNLTGGSMTPCKSFLGNSARVSLSSIGKKASRNSINLGNLPSVTGEDLKINLHLNLSLNLSPNLNKNLGLDKKNSKEGISTSGGLRSDHATPTASPSPSTSSLSTLATPTPALRVRPRISTCPSNLNHRSSLEVTGSGAGSGLGFSRSLDWSRLDSSPGKVTRSQPSITAPDASQSKLSEDSAMVGEISRLSGLPRAVVVGLMEQGVELDVDCFQSDTERKGQGSEFKGQSSSPSSRQTARNDHQSHHHDYSSVRHLHVSNETDLDPQRPIHLSLSVTNSSSSHSSSPNHPYQSTSTHPSTHHHVTHHHTHTFHCQQTPSPSDPSSSTASSPSSRDRPRVRSPPRPLQPFPLATTPFSVFRRDDLFQCSLPRVSDSSSPQGGGIRPRGGSLRHFHRKGRCYSSNWGEEGSQNRAQTPKKEADKLWRDFEGHSWGKEAEENKERWKREGIRRKKENYQKEKQQANKETERRQKESSASKRKGKGGGGGWDKRSSSLRLSRQALFRSESQGEVLDPRALKEEHLRGAQWTSSLDIGRGMELSVEGVRPLVFGGRAEEDKRLSSTASLFHLSSSQSLEAIGSL; encoded by the exons GTTCCCTCTTCTTCAGAAAGAGTGTTACCATGCCACACCAGCACGTTGGACAAGGACAGTGGGGGGAACTCTGGAGGAGATGGGCCGGTTCATTCCAGAGTTGATGGGGATGGTGGGGATAACTCACGCTGCTCCACCCTCTCTTGGGATGCTCCGTCTGACCTGCTCTTACCCCCGGACCTTGATGGTGCAGTCCAGCTGGACTATTACTCCAGGCCCAGCTCAG GTTTTTATTCAGTCAGTGGCAGCTCCCTATCAGACTCCTGCTACTCTGTGTCCAGTGAGGCATCCCTGGCCCAGGGGGGTCCAGGAAAAGGTGGGCTAGTCCGGGCTGGACCAGGACCACCCTCAGGGGGAGCATTCAGGCTGTGGGAGCAGCGGGCCCTCTCTGCAGACCACAGAGACACCCAGTGGCCGGAGGCCACGCTGCAGCCAAGAACTCAGAGCATTGAGGAGACCACAGAGATCGCTGATAGGAGACCAGTGTCTACGG TTGACCTGGAAATGAACAGCCTTTTCTTCCTGTCTGACCTGTGCGCCAGCCTGGGCGACCCCCATGCCGGCTCCCTCCTCCTGCTCCCTGACCCCCGACCCCAACTCGACCCCAGGTTCTGTTCTGACCTGGTGTCCCGGAGGACCAAGGAGGTGTACCCATATCCCAGCCCCCTCCATGCCGTGGCCCTCCAGAGCCCCCTCTTCACCTACAGTCAggacccctctccctcccctcgtcTCTCGCCGAGTCCAGACTCCTCTACCCAGGCTGAAGAATCTCAGTCCACCCCCCTCTTCCGGCCCCCCCAGCCTCCTCAGCCCTCCACCTTCACCCAGCTGGAGCAGTACATCACCAGGCTGGCTCACCAGTACCAAAGCCGGATTGCCCCCTCTGACACCACCCTTACCGCCATCCCCAGGGGCCCCAGAACCCCTGGCCACGGCTCCACTCAGTCGCTGTCGGCCTTTGAGAGCCGCAGTACCCCCTCCAACCtgacagggggcagtatgacGCCCTGCAAGTCTTTTCTGGGAAACTCTGCACGGGTCAGCCTCAGCAGTATCGGTAAGAAGGCCAGTAGGAACTCCATCAACCTGGGCAACCTGCCCTCAGTGACAGGAGAAGATCTCAAAATCAACCTTCACCTCAACCTCAGTCTCAACCTCAGCCCCAATCTGAACAAAAACCTGGGTTTGGACAAGAAAAACTCGAAGGAAGGTATTAGCACTAGTGGTGGATTAAGGAGTGACCATGCTACCCCCactgcctccccctctccttccacctcctccctctccaccctcgCCACTCCCACCCCTGCCCTGAGGGTGAGGCCACGCATCTCAACATGTCCCTCCAATCTCAATCACCGGAGCTCTCTGGAGGTCACTGGGTCAGGGGCTGGGTCAGGTCTAGGATTCTCCCGCTCACTGGACTGGAGTAGATTGGATTCTTCACCAGGGAAAGTGACAAGGAGTCAACCCAGCATCACTGCCCCGGACGCCAGCCAGAGTAAGCTCAGCGAGGACTCAGCGATGGTGGGGGAGATCTCCCGTCTCTCTGGCCTGCCCCGGGCTGTGGTGGTGGGCCTGATGGAGCAGGGTGTGGAGCTGGATGTCGACTGCTTCCAGAGCGACACCGAGAgaaaaggtcaggggtcagagttTAAAGGCCAaagctcctccccttcctcccgcCAGACAGCCCGGAATGACCACCAGTCTCATCATCATGATTATTCCAGTGTCCGACACCTCCACGTCAGTAACGAGACTGACCTTGACCCCCAGAGGCCGATCCATCTGTCCCTCAGTGTCACCAACTCCTCCAGTTCCCATTCCAGTAGCCCCAATCACCCTTACCAGTCCACCTCAacgcatccatccacccatcatcATGtcacccaccaccacacacatacCTTCCACTGCCAACAAACCCCTTCCCCATCcgacccctcctcctctactgccTCTTCCCCCTCGTCTCGTGACCGCCCCAGGGTACGCTCCCCACCCCGCCCTCTCCAGCCCTTCCCCCTCGCCACTACTCCATTCTCTGTGTTCCGGCGGGATGACCTATTCCAGTGCTCCCTGCCTCGTGTCAGTGACAGCAGCTCACCACAAGGGGGCGGCATCCGGCCCAGAGGGGGGTCGCTACGGCA CTTCCACAGGAAAGGGAGGTGCTACAGCAGCAACTGGGGAGAGGAAGGCAGTCAAAACAGGGCCCAGACGCCAAAGAAGGAGGCAGACAAACTCTGGAGGGACTTCGAAGGGCATTCATGGGGGAAAGAGGCTGAGGAGAacaaggagaggtggaagagagaggggatcAGGAGAAAGAAGGAAAATTACCAAAAGGAGAAGCAGCAGGccaacaaagagacagagaggcgaCAGAAAGAGAGCAGTGCCTCAAAACGCAAAgggaagggtggtggtggtggctggGACAAGCGTAGCTCCAGCCTGAGGCTGTCCAGACAGGCTCTGTTCCGCAGTGAGTCCCAGGGGGAAGTGCTGGATCCTCGAGCCCTAAAAGAGGAGCATCTGAGGGGGGCACAGTGGACCTCCTCGCTGGACATCGGCAGAGGCATGGAGCTCAGCGTGGAGGGGGTTCGTCCGTTGGTGTTTGGAGGAAGAGCAGAAGAAGACAAGCGCTTGTCCTCTACTGCCAGCCTCTTCCACCTCTCTAGCTCTCAGAGCCTAGAGG CTATCGGTAGTCTGTGA
- the ttc9c gene encoding tetratricopeptide repeat protein 9C has protein sequence MASPEPPGGEIMELGAGAAVASCSGSSSTSPGPSGAKVDSQLQDAVHLKMEGNKFYKEKNLRSAIGRYHRSLLVLRSLDSDVTAAVKGFGPEAPILTAGQEELLRNTQVDCYNNLAACLLQRECVDYTRVQEYSLRVLQWRPGDIKALYRAGVASLQLGNAQSAKQYLTQASKGQPNDTNVRRHLQQAEDRLSTEYQKEKALYRGMFSSSQRAGEGASGGVTQK, from the exons ATGGCGAGTCCAGAGCCACCAGGTGGTGAGATTATGGAGCTGGGGGCCGGGGCTGCAGTGGCAAGCTGTTCAGGCTCTTCTTCTACCAGCCCTGGCCCCTCAGGTGCCAAAGTAGACTCCCAGCTCCAAGATGCTGTCCACCTAAAAATGGAGGGGAACAAATTCTACAAAGAGAAAAACCTTCGGTCTGCCATTGGACGTTACCACCGTTCGTTGCTCGTTCTGCGTAGTTTAGACTCTGATGTCACTGCGGCAGTGAAGGGGTTTGGTCCTGAGGCTCCTATACTCACTGCAGGACAAGAAGAACTACTCAGGAACACACAGGTCGACTGCTACAACAATTTAGCAG CTTGTCTGTTGCAGAGAGAATGTGTAGACTATACGCGTGTCCAGGAGTACAGCTTGCGGGTGTTGCAGTGGCGTCCGGGTGACATCAAGGCCCTGTACAGAGCAGGAGTGGCCTCTCTGCAGCTGGGAAACGCACAGAGTGCCAAGCAATATCTCACTCAGGCCAGCAAAGGACAACCCAATG ACACTAATGTGAGGAGGCACCTGCAGCAAGCGGAGGATAGGCTGAGCACAGAGTACCAGAAGGAGAAGGCTCTGTACCGAGGCATGttctcctccagtcagagagcCGGGGAGGGGGCCAGCGGAGGAGTCACCCAGAAATAA
- the zgc:153018 gene encoding transmembrane protein 179 has protein sequence MELDRRLLVAHCAAHTLSVLAGLMVVVPLALNGSAFKGRCALFTTGSWRTDNRTDISVEQGEISHLVVQQWGPPAACQFATFVGVFTVLYGAAQGWRSIFYLHGRLDDTLFSAFLTLILSLCVLFLSGGASVTLSLGLASWCNTVTDDNTRPYSCAESQSVPMYLDVETSSFYTELTLAEVALWSVTALWLTHSILSFMRLYHSHSEHISGPCLPREKEHLLGHSSSSSGSSGSDRGSPSQPLSTAPSIIFV, from the exons ATGGAGCTTGATCGACGACTGTTGGTGGCTCACTGCGCAGCTCACACCCTATCAGTACTGGCCGGGTTGATGGTGGTTGTCCCGCTGGCGCTAAACGGCTCAGCTTTCAAAGGGCGTTGTGCGCTTTTCACCACTGGTTCTTGGAGGACGGACAATCGAACCGACATTTCTGTGGAACAGGGTGAGATTTCACACTTGGTGGTACAGCAATGGGGTCCACCCGCTGCATGCCAGTTCGCAACTTTTGTCGGTGTTTTCACGGTGCTGTATGGTGCTGCGCAGGGCTGGCGAAGCATCTTCTATCTCCACGGACGGCTTGACGA CACCTTGTTCTCTGCCTTCCTGACCCTGATCCTGAGCCTGTGTGTGTTGTTCCTATCTGGAGGGGCTAGTGTCACCCTCTCCCTGGGGCTGGCCTCCTGGTGCAACACTGTCACAGACGACAACACCAGACCCTACAG CTGTGCAGAATCCCAGTCCGTCCCCATGTACCTGGATGTAGAGACGTCCTCCTTCTACACTGAGCTCACTCTGGCAGAG GTTGCTCTGTGGAGTGTGACAGCATTGTGGCTGACCCACTCCATCCTGTCCTTCATGCGTCTCTACCACTCCCACAGCGAGCACATCAGCGGGCCCTGCCTGCCCAGGGAGAAGGAGCATCTCCTCGgtcactcttcctcctcctcaggcTCATCAGGATCAGATCGGGGCTCACCCTCACAACCCCTATCAACAGCGCCCAGCATCATCTTTGTCTAA